The proteins below come from a single Gossypium raimondii isolate GPD5lz chromosome 2, ASM2569854v1, whole genome shotgun sequence genomic window:
- the LOC105789527 gene encoding uncharacterized protein LOC105789527 codes for MAPYKALYGCKCRTPLFWTELVYETEDKVRLIQDRLKAAFDRQKSYADLKRHKIEFIGLYRILKRVGPVAYQLELPLALDCIHDVFHVSMLRRYHSNPTHIVSVKEIEVRPDSTFEEEPAQILDRDVKVLRRKTIHLVKVLWRNHSTEEAMWEPEDAMHQ; via the exons atggcaccttacaaGGCACTGTACGGCTGTAAGTGTCGCACTCCTTTATTTTGGACTGAGTTGGTCTATGAGACAGAggataaggttagattgattcAGGATCGTTTGAAAGCGGCTTTTGACAGGCAAaaatcttatgcagatttgaagAGGCATAAGATCGA GTTTATTGGACTTTACCGTATTCTGAAGCGAGTGGGACCAGTTGCTTATCAGTTGGAGCTACCTCTGGCGTTGGATTGTATCcatgatgtgttccatgtctctatgttgaggcgTTACCACTCTAATCCTACTCATATTGTCTCTGTTAAGGAGATAGAGGTTAGACCAGACTCGACCTTTGAGGAGGAGCCTGCCCAAATTTTGGATCGTGACGTAAAGGTTCTGAGGAGGAAGACTATTCATTTGGTGAAGGTTCTATGGCGTAACCATAGCACTGAGGAGGCCAtgtgggagcctgaggatgcgatgcATCAGTAG